CCGCATCCCCGACGGCATCGGCCTCGACGTCGCCGCGCCGCTGCTGTGCGCCGGGATCACCACCTACTCGCCGCTGCGGCGGTGGGGCGCCGGCCCGGGCAAGAAGGTCGCCGTGATCGGCCTCGGCGGGCTCGGCCACATGGCGGTCAAGCTGGCCGCGGCGATGGGCGCTGAGGTCACCGTGCTCAGCCAGAGCCTCAAGAAGCAGGAGGACGGCCTGCGGCTCGGCGCGAAGGACTACTACGCGACCAGCGACGAGGGCACGTTCGAGGCGCTGCGCGGCCGGTTCGACCTGGTCCTGAACACCGTGTCGGCCAAGCTGCCGGTGGACGCCTACCTCGGCCTGCTGCGCGTCGGCGGCGCGATGGTCAACGTCGGCGCGCCCGGCGAGCCGCTGTCCTACAACGCGTTCTCCCTGCTCGGCGGCAACAAGGTGCTGGCCGGGTCGATGATCGGCGGGATCGCCGAGACGCAGGAGATGCTCGACTTCTGCGCCGAGCACGGCATCGGCGCCGAGATCGAGACGATCTCCGCCGACCAGGTCAACGAGGCCTACGAGCGCGTCGAGAACAGCGACGTGCGGTACCGCTTCGTCATCGACACCGCCACGATCGGCGCGTGAGCCGGGTGGGGCTGTCCGCCGGCGCGGGCAGCCCCACCTGCTAGTCCGGCGAGCACGCGCCGGGAGTTCACCGGAGCCGGGGAGGATGCGGCGGCGGTCGCGCGCGGCTGGCCCGAAGGCCCGCGCAGGGTCAGCACGACCCGGATCACGTGCTCGACGGCCGCCGGCTCTCGGTCGCGCCGGCCCCACGACCGCCGCGCAGCCTCTGCCCCAAAACCCCGACGCCGGCCGCTGCCGGCTTCCTTCGTCGTGGCCGCAAACCCCGCCCACTACCGACAACACGCAGACCGCGGGCTAGTCCGAAGGCCCGCGCAGCGTCAGCACCACCCGGATCACGTGCTCGACAGCCGCCGCGAACATGGCGCCCCGCAGTTCGCCCCGTTCGGCGAGGTTGCGCGACGCGAACTCGAGCACGGCGTCCGGCCCCGCCTTGCGCACCACCAGTTCGGCGATCTCCTCCAGGTCGAGGTCCGGGTGGTCCAGCCGCGTGAGGGCGACCTCCACCAGCAGTTCCTCGTCCGTCACGCCGACCCGCCGCACGCTTCGCACACTACTTGCGCACCGACGTGGTGTCACTCGTCAGCGGCCGCCCGCCCGCGTCGGCAGGGACGAGCGGCGGGACGACCTCGCCGCGGTCGTCGACCAGCACCGAATGCCGTTCACCGGTCGCGTAGGCGTGGCGCTCGCCCCACTGCCGGAGCGTGACGATCACCGGGAACAGGTCCTTGCCAGCCGGGGTGAGCGCGTACACCTTCCGCCTGCCCGACGGCGCCTCGACCTGGGTGATCAGGCCGTGCGCGGCGAGCTTGCGGAGCCGGTCGGCGAGGATGTTGCGGGCGATGCCGGTGCGCTGCTGGAAGTCGGTGAACGAGCGGGCGCCGTCCATCGCGTCCCGGATGATCAGCAGGCTCCACCGGTCCCCGACCACGTCCGCCGCCCGCGCGACCGGGCACTCCGGGTCCGTCCACACGCCGCCCTCCAATGAGTTGCGTAATGAAACCATTCTGCCCTAACCTCCGAAGAGTTGCAATTTGAAACCAAATTGGAGGCACGGGTGGGGCGCGGAACGAGGCTGCTGCTGGCGGCGGTGTGCGGGGTGGCGGTCGCCGGGGTGTACGCCGGGCAGCCGGTGCTCGTCCAGATGGGGCAGGACCTCGGCGTCGCCCGCGATTCGGCCGGCTGGCTCGTGGCCGCCGCGCAGCTGGGGTACCTGGCCGGGCTGGTCTTGCTGGTGCCGCTCGGCGACATGCTCGACCGCAGGCGGCTGATCGCCGCGCACCTGGGGCTGGTGGCCGCCGGACTGGCGGTCACCGCGACCGCGCCTGCCGCGTGGCTGGCGTTCGCCGGTCTCGTCGTGGCCGGTGCGTTCGCGGTGGTCGTGCAGACCGCGGTCGCGTTCGCCGCGGCGATCTCCCCGCCCGGCGAGCGCGGCCGGAACCTCGGCGTCGTCACCTCCGGCGTGGTGGCCGGCATCCTCGGCGCGCGGGTGGTCACCGGGAGCCTGGCGG
The window above is part of the Amycolatopsis thermoflava N1165 genome. Proteins encoded here:
- a CDS encoding NAD(P)-dependent alcohol dehydrogenase produces the protein MTTTTHAIAVPSPGAPLAPTTIERRDLRPDDVLIDIKFAGICHSDIHQAKEDWGQAIFPMVPGHEIAGVVAAVGPDVTKYRVGDRVGVGCMVDSCGECEYCRAGTEQFCVKGNVQTYNGVGFDGENTYGGYSRQIVVKEAFVCRIPDGIGLDVAAPLLCAGITTYSPLRRWGAGPGKKVAVIGLGGLGHMAVKLAAAMGAEVTVLSQSLKKQEDGLRLGAKDYYATSDEGTFEALRGRFDLVLNTVSAKLPVDAYLGLLRVGGAMVNVGAPGEPLSYNAFSLLGGNKVLAGSMIGGIAETQEMLDFCAEHGIGAEIETISADQVNEAYERVENSDVRYRFVIDTATIGA
- a CDS encoding winged helix-turn-helix transcriptional regulator, giving the protein MVSLRNSLEGGVWTDPECPVARAADVVGDRWSLLIIRDAMDGARSFTDFQQRTGIARNILADRLRKLAAHGLITQVEAPSGRRKVYALTPAGKDLFPVIVTLRQWGERHAYATGERHSVLVDDRGEVVPPLVPADAGGRPLTSDTTSVRK